The nucleotide sequence TGCAGGTACTTGAGCAGCCGGCGGCGCTGGCCGACCAGCAACAGCAGCCCGCGGCGGCTGTGGTGGTCGTGCTTGTGCACCTTCAGGTGCTCGGTGAGGTGGTTGATGCGGTGCGTGAGCAGCGCCACCTGCACCTCG is from Jiangella alkaliphila and encodes:
- the rpsO gene encoding 30S ribosomal protein S15, whose protein sequence is MPTDTKTKETIIAEHARGTGDTGSPEVQVALLTHRINHLTEHLKVHKHDHHSRRGLLLLVGQRRRLLKYLQRVDIERYRALIEKLGLRR